The following proteins are encoded in a genomic region of Maribacter hydrothermalis:
- a CDS encoding CHAT domain-containing protein produces the protein MKYLVILQIGIFLCFQSSNSQTSELEQAYNNAYNYHYTNKDSAYHYYRKTIDLGDKQNELEYMLSAYIYLMNANGHYYDLKNYQKNLKQEDSLLLHDQRFKSLENINYYKDYLLFDKGNYHYKIKDYATAKGYFQKLLTKLISIPKEQRNSNDLATLSSVYSFLGAIYKHTGKYELAEYNYKKDIALVSTYRDSFIDWTTSTMNSKKLLSQVYESKKNYTAANLLLIETLEFYKSQLKDPSFKNRILSTYILLAKNYNLQENFSSAIATLDESAQLHFEDNPFSREVDLIYGDAYLGFKDFDKAEAYFTRALLKITTYRENQKHPDLAEVYARLGKVALKKKNIQVALTNYQRALMQLEDDFNNPEFSSNPDPNKVLSKIVLITTLKEKLNTLLESYTITKDIEYLKKANITSKAFIKTLDVLRPEFESKLDKEFLTTETYPTIQTMVLISYDLYQESKEKKYLNDAFYFIEKSKSIALLEAHRNSEATKYGNIPEDVFSEEQLYRAKISYLDKEIFNSKLNEKDALIDSLFTTKKRYYDYIAKIEKDYPKYHALKYMSDVISTEEIKKQLNKNQSLFSYLVTDNSILLIVLNHKNETFYKLPFNENLKKTITDFYRQLSTPNIEDRTAYSKNSALIYKAIIEPALAANHTSDIIILADDVLNYIPFDVLQTNSENERSYLLSKYTISYASSATLLQEQNKTMVKSSNKLMIFAPHFNQNTSKQKASQERIDFGPLLYNGKEAQNISAYFKGTVYDGNKASIENFQKDFGSYNLIHFATHASANDEFPDYSYLAFEDTEDNSNLLYVKDLYNYHIDADLVTLSACQTGFGKLQKGEGMLSLARGFNYAGVPALVTSLWKINDQSTSEIMKLFYENLSDGLNKKEALRQAKLSYLNSNDDAILRHPYYWSGILITGNTAALNTTNYLLWSILTIIGILLIWFLNKKLFKLFK, from the coding sequence ATGAAGTATCTTGTAATACTCCAAATTGGAATCTTTCTTTGTTTTCAGAGTTCTAACTCACAAACTTCAGAATTAGAACAGGCGTATAACAATGCCTATAATTATCACTATACCAATAAAGACAGTGCCTACCATTACTATCGTAAAACAATTGATTTAGGGGATAAGCAGAATGAATTAGAATATATGCTAAGTGCTTATATTTATTTAATGAATGCCAATGGGCACTATTATGATTTAAAAAATTATCAAAAAAACTTAAAACAAGAAGATAGTCTTTTGCTCCATGATCAGCGTTTTAAAAGTTTAGAAAACATTAATTATTATAAAGATTATTTGCTTTTTGACAAAGGTAATTATCACTATAAAATTAAAGACTATGCTACTGCTAAAGGGTATTTTCAAAAACTCCTCACAAAACTTATATCAATACCTAAAGAACAACGCAACAGTAATGATTTGGCCACTTTATCAAGTGTTTATAGCTTTTTAGGGGCAATTTACAAACACACAGGCAAATATGAACTAGCCGAGTATAATTACAAAAAAGATATTGCATTAGTATCCACCTACCGAGATAGTTTTATCGATTGGACCACTTCGACAATGAACTCTAAAAAACTGCTATCACAGGTCTATGAAAGTAAAAAAAATTATACGGCAGCAAACCTTTTGCTGATTGAAACTCTTGAATTTTATAAATCACAGTTAAAAGACCCTAGTTTTAAGAATAGAATTCTCTCTACCTATATTCTATTGGCTAAAAATTATAACCTACAAGAAAATTTCTCCTCAGCCATTGCAACATTGGATGAAAGTGCCCAGCTACATTTTGAAGATAATCCATTTTCAAGGGAGGTAGACTTAATATATGGCGATGCCTATTTAGGTTTTAAAGATTTTGACAAAGCAGAAGCTTATTTTACTAGAGCATTATTAAAAATAACCACTTACCGAGAAAATCAAAAACATCCAGATCTTGCAGAGGTTTATGCACGTTTGGGAAAGGTGGCTTTAAAGAAAAAGAACATACAAGTTGCTTTAACGAACTATCAAAGAGCTTTGATGCAATTAGAAGACGATTTTAACAACCCTGAATTTAGTTCAAATCCCGATCCAAACAAGGTACTTTCTAAAATAGTCTTAATTACCACTTTAAAAGAAAAACTCAATACTCTTTTAGAGAGTTATACCATTACAAAAGATATTGAATATTTAAAAAAAGCAAATATCACTTCTAAAGCCTTTATAAAAACATTAGATGTTTTACGACCAGAATTTGAAAGTAAATTAGATAAAGAGTTTTTGACTACAGAAACCTATCCTACTATTCAAACAATGGTTTTAATTTCTTATGATTTATACCAAGAGAGCAAAGAAAAAAAATACCTAAATGATGCTTTTTATTTTATAGAAAAAAGCAAAAGTATTGCTCTTTTGGAGGCTCATAGAAATTCGGAAGCTACCAAATATGGAAATATACCAGAAGATGTATTTAGTGAAGAGCAACTATATAGGGCTAAAATATCTTATTTAGACAAGGAAATTTTCAATTCAAAACTAAATGAAAAAGACGCCTTAATCGACTCACTTTTTACAACTAAAAAAAGATATTATGATTACATCGCTAAAATTGAAAAAGACTACCCAAAATACCATGCATTAAAATATATGTCGGACGTTATTTCTACCGAAGAAATAAAAAAACAATTAAATAAAAACCAATCGCTATTCAGTTATTTAGTTACGGATAATTCCATATTACTCATCGTACTAAATCATAAAAATGAAACTTTTTATAAATTACCCTTTAACGAAAACTTAAAGAAAACAATTACCGATTTTTACCGTCAATTATCAACACCAAACATTGAAGATAGAACAGCTTATAGCAAAAACAGCGCGCTTATTTACAAAGCAATTATTGAGCCTGCACTTGCCGCTAACCATACTTCAGATATTATTATTCTTGCCGATGATGTGCTTAATTATATACCATTTGATGTGTTGCAAACAAATTCGGAAAATGAAAGGTCATATTTACTTTCTAAGTACACCATAAGTTATGCTAGTTCTGCAACATTACTACAAGAACAGAATAAGACGATGGTTAAAAGCAGTAATAAGCTCATGATATTTGCTCCACATTTTAACCAAAACACTTCAAAACAAAAAGCTAGTCAAGAACGAATTGATTTTGGACCTTTACTTTATAATGGAAAAGAAGCACAAAATATTTCTGCCTATTTTAAAGGAACTGTTTACGATGGAAATAAGGCAAGTATAGAAAATTTTCAAAAGGATTTTGGTTCATATAATTTAATTCACTTTGCTACCCACGCTTCGGCCAATGACGAATTTCCAGATTATTCTTATTTAGCATTTGAAGATACTGAAGACAATTCCAATTTACTTTATGTTAAAGACTTATATAATTATCACATAGATGCAGACCTGGTAACTTTAAGCGCTTGCCAAACGGGTTTTGGGAAATTACAAAAAGGCGAAGGTATGTTAAGTTTGGCACGAGGTTTTAATTATGCTGGTGTGCCAGCATTAGTTACTTCTTTGTGGAAAATAAATGACCAGAGCACTTCTGAAATAATGAAACTATTTTATGAAAACCTAAGTGATGGTTTAAACAAAAAAGAAGCATTACGGCAGGCAAAATTAAGCTACTTAAACTCAAATGATGATGCTATTTTAAGACACCCATACTATTGGTCGGGTATTTTAATAACCGGCAATACTGCAGCATTAAACACTACAAATTATTTATTGTGGTCAATTTTAACCATTATCGGAATACTTCTAATTTGGTTTTTAAACAAAAAACTATTTAAACTCTTTAAGTAG
- a CDS encoding aminotransferase class V-fold PLP-dependent enzyme, with the protein MATAKSQKELKQSSLELHFTQFKSHVVGENAKFDSVYGTQNLLYADWIASGRLYGPIEDTMRNTIGPMIANTHSFSSETGKASTYAYKHAREIIKKHVNANENDVLVTAGTGMTGVLSRLQRIMGLRWPDTIKNKIKLPENERPVVFISHMEHHSNQVPWMETIADVVIVPCDENNLICPEKLRAEVEKYADRPQKIGAFTACSNVTGIISRYHELAKVMHQNKGICIMDFAASAPYVEINMHPKDPEAYLDAILFSPHKFLGGPGTCGVLVFNKNLYNTNCPDVPGGGNVKWTNPWGAYSYYTDIETKEDGGTPGFLQVMRTALVIRLKEKMGTSNIEKREEELLAQCFTAFKQIEGLFILGDNDAKRIGVVSFGIEGAHYNLVVRLLNDKFGIQVRGGWSCASTYCHYLFDMDNDSSTTMSKDIENSNLTDKPGWVRLSLHPITSNEELVYICDAINEVAHNFKEWGKDYVYNPKTNEFDFKNCGDEKIIKEVTDWFAI; encoded by the coding sequence ATGGCAACAGCTAAATCTCAAAAAGAGCTAAAGCAATCTTCTCTTGAACTGCATTTTACTCAATTTAAATCACATGTAGTAGGAGAAAATGCCAAATTTGATTCGGTTTATGGAACTCAAAATCTACTTTATGCAGACTGGATTGCTAGCGGCAGACTTTATGGCCCCATTGAAGACACCATGCGAAATACTATAGGCCCAATGATTGCCAATACACATTCGTTTTCAAGTGAAACAGGGAAAGCATCTACATATGCCTATAAACATGCTAGAGAAATAATTAAAAAGCATGTAAATGCAAATGAAAATGATGTACTGGTAACTGCCGGTACAGGTATGACGGGTGTGCTCTCTAGACTTCAACGTATAATGGGACTTCGGTGGCCAGACACGATAAAAAATAAAATAAAATTACCGGAGAATGAACGTCCGGTTGTTTTTATTTCTCACATGGAACACCATTCTAATCAAGTTCCTTGGATGGAAACCATTGCTGATGTAGTTATTGTTCCTTGCGATGAAAACAACCTTATCTGTCCTGAAAAACTAAGAGCGGAAGTTGAAAAATACGCGGACCGCCCACAAAAAATAGGAGCATTTACAGCTTGTTCCAATGTAACGGGCATAATTTCTAGATACCATGAACTAGCAAAAGTAATGCACCAAAACAAAGGAATATGTATTATGGATTTTGCTGCTTCTGCACCCTATGTAGAAATAAACATGCATCCAAAAGACCCAGAGGCTTATTTAGATGCTATACTGTTTTCTCCACATAAATTCTTAGGAGGCCCAGGTACTTGTGGCGTATTAGTTTTCAATAAAAATCTGTACAATACGAATTGTCCCGATGTACCTGGTGGTGGAAATGTAAAATGGACCAACCCATGGGGCGCATACAGCTATTATACAGATATTGAAACTAAAGAAGATGGTGGAACCCCAGGTTTTCTTCAAGTAATGCGTACAGCTCTTGTTATTCGCCTAAAAGAAAAAATGGGCACTTCGAACATTGAAAAACGCGAAGAAGAATTATTAGCGCAATGTTTTACAGCTTTTAAACAAATTGAAGGTCTGTTTATCTTAGGTGATAATGATGCAAAACGCATAGGAGTAGTTTCCTTTGGAATAGAAGGAGCTCATTACAATCTTGTGGTTCGTTTATTAAATGACAAATTTGGAATTCAAGTTAGAGGAGGTTGGTCATGTGCCAGCACCTATTGCCATTATCTATTTGATATGGACAACGATTCTTCTACGACTATGTCCAAAGACATTGAAAACAGTAATTTGACTGACAAACCTGGTTGGGTACGATTGTCATTACATCCTATTACGTCTAATGAAGAATTAGTTTATATCTGTGATGCTATTAATGAAGTTGCTCACAATTTTAAAGAATGGGGTAAAGATTACGTTTACAACCCAAAAACCAATGAGTTTGATTTTAAGAATTGTGGAGACGAAAAAATCATTAAAGAAGTTACTGATTGGTTTGCTATTTAA
- a CDS encoding biotin/lipoyl-containing protein, with protein MSNYLITVNEEELEFKTSDADSLDSIAVNAQTLHVLDNNTAFEVEIHHADYLNKTISLSVNGNIYEVKLEDEYDQQVKKMGLLAVTTQKLNEVKAPMPGLIVDVMVEVGEEIVEGTPLLVLSAMKMENIILAQGEGIIKSIEVKKDDAVEKGQVIIEME; from the coding sequence ATGTCGAACTATTTAATTACAGTAAACGAGGAAGAATTAGAATTCAAAACTAGCGATGCCGATTCTTTAGATAGCATTGCCGTTAACGCACAAACCCTTCATGTTTTAGATAACAATACTGCTTTTGAGGTAGAAATACACCATGCAGATTATTTAAACAAGACTATTTCACTTTCTGTTAATGGCAATATATATGAGGTTAAGCTTGAAGATGAATACGATCAGCAGGTTAAAAAAATGGGATTGCTGGCAGTAACGACTCAAAAACTGAATGAGGTTAAAGCTCCTATGCCCGGGTTAATTGTTGATGTAATGGTTGAGGTAGGTGAAGAGATTGTAGAAGGCACTCCATTGTTAGTTTTGTCGGCAATGAAGATGGAGAATATTATTCTTGCTCAAGGTGAGGGAATAATTAAATCTATTGAAGTAAAAAAAGACGATGCCGTAGAAAAAGGGCAGGTAATTATTGAAATGGAATAG
- the accC gene encoding acetyl-CoA carboxylase biotin carboxylase subunit, with protein sequence MKKILIANRGEIALRIMKTAQKMGIKTVAVYSEVDRHSPHVKFADEAVLLGPAPSSESYLVMEKVINAAKVTGAEGIHPGYGFLSENAVFAQMVQDNGIVFIGPKPHAIKVMGNKLAAKEAVRDYDIPMVPGIEEAITDVALAEKVAKQIGFPILIKASAGGGGKGMRVVENLKDLPEQMQRAISEAQAAFGDGSVFIEKYVGSPRHIEIQVLADTHGNTVHLFERECSVQRRHQKVVEEAPSAVLTPEIRTAMGEAAIKVAKACDYVGAGTVEFLLDEKKNFYFLEMNTRLQVEHPVSELISGIDLVEQQIKVARGEKLAFTQEDLKITGHALEVRVYAEDPLANFMPSIGTLSTYKTPVGEGIRVDDGFEEGMEVPIYYDPMISKLITYGKNREEAIQLMIKAIDNYKVEGVATTLSFGKFVCEHEAFTSGNFDTHFVKNYYSPEHLEKQYAEERRIAALVALKLYLENDKIVKIPTKISSNWQKNRA encoded by the coding sequence ATGAAAAAAATATTGATAGCCAACCGTGGTGAAATAGCTTTGCGAATAATGAAAACTGCCCAAAAAATGGGTATCAAAACAGTTGCCGTTTATTCAGAAGTCGACCGTCATTCACCCCATGTAAAATTTGCCGATGAAGCAGTATTGTTAGGGCCTGCGCCGTCATCAGAATCTTATCTGGTGATGGAGAAAGTTATTAATGCTGCTAAGGTAACAGGAGCAGAAGGTATTCACCCAGGTTACGGATTTTTAAGTGAAAATGCTGTTTTTGCTCAAATGGTCCAGGATAATGGTATAGTGTTTATTGGACCAAAACCTCATGCGATTAAGGTTATGGGGAATAAACTAGCGGCAAAAGAAGCTGTTAGAGATTATGATATTCCTATGGTGCCTGGTATTGAAGAGGCAATAACCGATGTGGCTTTAGCAGAAAAAGTAGCTAAACAAATAGGCTTTCCAATTTTAATAAAAGCTTCTGCAGGTGGTGGTGGTAAGGGAATGCGTGTGGTTGAAAACTTGAAGGATCTACCAGAACAAATGCAACGGGCCATCAGCGAAGCACAGGCTGCTTTTGGAGATGGTTCCGTTTTTATAGAAAAATATGTGGGCTCGCCCAGACATATAGAAATTCAAGTACTTGCCGATACGCATGGTAATACGGTTCATTTATTTGAGCGGGAATGTAGCGTGCAAAGAAGGCATCAAAAAGTAGTGGAAGAAGCTCCATCAGCGGTTCTAACTCCAGAAATTAGAACAGCAATGGGTGAAGCTGCTATTAAAGTGGCAAAAGCTTGTGATTATGTGGGTGCTGGTACCGTTGAATTTTTACTGGATGAAAAAAAGAATTTTTACTTCTTAGAAATGAACACAAGGTTGCAAGTAGAGCATCCAGTTTCTGAATTAATATCTGGTATAGATTTAGTAGAACAACAAATTAAAGTGGCCCGTGGCGAAAAGTTAGCTTTTACCCAAGAAGATTTGAAAATAACAGGTCATGCGCTTGAGGTTCGTGTGTATGCGGAAGACCCGTTAGCTAATTTTATGCCTAGCATAGGTACGTTATCAACTTATAAAACCCCGGTAGGAGAGGGTATTCGTGTTGATGATGGTTTTGAGGAAGGTATGGAGGTTCCTATTTATTATGACCCAATGATTTCTAAGTTGATTACCTATGGAAAAAACAGGGAAGAAGCTATTCAATTAATGATAAAAGCAATTGATAACTATAAAGTTGAAGGTGTTGCTACAACCTTATCTTTTGGCAAATTTGTATGTGAGCATGAAGCTTTTACTTCAGGAAATTTCGATACACATTTTGTCAAAAACTATTATTCTCCAGAGCATTTAGAAAAGCAGTATGCTGAAGAAAGAAGAATAGCGGCATTAGTTGCCTTGAAGCTATATTTAGAAAATGATAAAATAGTAAAAATTCCGACTAAAATTTCTTCGAATTGGCAGAAGAATAGAGCTTAG
- a CDS encoding acyl-CoA carboxylase subunit beta codes for MKDNKQILAEKLALAKLGGGQVRIDKQHAKGKLTARERVHFLLDEGSFEEMGALVTHRTKDFGMEKQVFYGDGVVTGYGTINGRQVCVFAQDFTVFGGALSETHAEKICKIMDMAMKIGVPMIGLNDSGGARIQEGVRSLGGYADIFHKNVMASGVIPQISAIMGPCAGGAVYSPAMTDFTLMVENSSYMFVTGPNVVKTVTNEEVTSEELGGAITHATKSGVTHLTAANDIQCINQIKKMISYMPQNCEDKPTDIPFELGNEVRDVLEDIVPENANQPYDMRHVINGIIDQDTFFEIHAAYADNIVVGFARLGGKSIGIVANQPISLAGVLDVDSSKKAARFTRFCDCFNIPLLVLVDVPGFLPGTDQEWNGIITNGAKLLYALSEATVPKVTVITRKAYGGAYDVMNSKHIGADLNYAWPNAEIAVMGAKGASEIIFRKEISVAEDPVAKLAEKEAEYAKLFANPYSAAQRGFIDEVILPKDTRRKLIKAYTMLENKVATLPKKKHGNIPL; via the coding sequence ATGAAAGATAATAAACAAATACTAGCAGAGAAACTGGCATTGGCTAAACTAGGTGGTGGTCAAGTACGTATTGATAAACAGCACGCCAAAGGAAAGTTAACTGCTCGCGAACGTGTTCATTTTTTGTTAGATGAGGGCTCATTTGAAGAAATGGGTGCTTTAGTTACCCACCGTACTAAAGATTTTGGTATGGAAAAACAAGTCTTCTATGGAGACGGAGTGGTAACTGGTTATGGTACTATTAACGGCAGACAAGTTTGTGTTTTTGCACAAGATTTTACTGTTTTTGGGGGTGCGCTATCTGAAACCCATGCCGAAAAAATCTGTAAAATTATGGATATGGCCATGAAGATAGGTGTCCCCATGATTGGTCTGAATGACAGTGGTGGCGCTCGAATTCAGGAAGGGGTACGTTCATTAGGTGGCTATGCCGATATTTTTCATAAAAACGTAATGGCATCGGGAGTAATTCCGCAGATTTCTGCAATAATGGGACCTTGTGCCGGGGGAGCGGTATACTCGCCTGCAATGACGGACTTCACCTTAATGGTCGAGAACTCTAGTTATATGTTCGTTACAGGTCCTAATGTGGTAAAAACGGTAACAAATGAAGAGGTAACATCAGAAGAATTGGGTGGTGCAATAACACATGCTACCAAATCTGGAGTAACCCATTTAACGGCTGCGAATGATATTCAATGTATTAATCAAATTAAGAAGATGATTAGTTACATGCCTCAGAATTGTGAGGATAAGCCAACAGATATTCCGTTTGAACTAGGTAATGAAGTTCGTGATGTATTAGAAGATATTGTTCCTGAGAATGCAAATCAGCCTTACGATATGCGTCATGTCATCAACGGAATTATAGACCAAGATACTTTCTTTGAAATACATGCAGCATATGCAGACAATATTGTAGTAGGTTTTGCAAGGTTAGGGGGTAAAAGTATTGGTATTGTTGCCAATCAGCCTATTAGTTTGGCAGGTGTGTTAGATGTTGATAGTTCTAAAAAGGCAGCACGTTTTACTCGTTTTTGCGATTGTTTTAATATTCCACTTTTAGTATTGGTAGATGTACCAGGATTTTTACCAGGTACAGATCAAGAATGGAATGGTATTATAACCAACGGCGCAAAGTTATTATATGCTTTAAGTGAAGCTACCGTGCCTAAAGTAACGGTTATTACCAGAAAAGCATACGGTGGCGCGTATGATGTAATGAATTCTAAACATATTGGTGCCGATTTAAATTATGCTTGGCCAAATGCAGAAATTGCAGTAATGGGAGCAAAAGGAGCAAGTGAAATTATTTTTAGAAAAGAAATTAGTGTGGCTGAAGACCCTGTGGCGAAATTGGCGGAAAAAGAGGCCGAGTATGCAAAATTATTTGCAAACCCTTACAGTGCTGCACAAAGAGGTTTTATAGATGAGGTTATTTTGCCAAAAGACACAAGAAGAAAATTGATTAAAGCATACACAATGCTTGAGAATAAAGTAGCAACTTTGCCAAAGAAGAAGCATGGTAATATTCCGTTGTAA
- a CDS encoding VOC family protein, protein MNLNQVTIPSIDLTKSIPFYEKLGMQLIVKALPNYARFQCPDGGSTFSIHQTNNLPKGEGIYVYFECMDLDNFVVELKEKGIEFEQDPTDQTWLWREARLKDVDGNQLILYYGSENRLNPPWRINSDSI, encoded by the coding sequence ATGAATTTAAATCAGGTAACAATTCCGTCTATTGATTTGACAAAATCAATTCCGTTTTACGAAAAGTTAGGAATGCAATTAATTGTAAAAGCGTTACCTAATTACGCAAGGTTTCAATGTCCAGACGGAGGTTCAACATTCTCTATTCATCAAACTAATAATTTGCCAAAAGGAGAAGGCATTTATGTTTATTTTGAATGTATGGACTTAGATAATTTTGTTGTTGAGCTTAAGGAAAAAGGAATTGAATTTGAGCAAGATCCTACGGACCAAACATGGTTATGGCGAGAAGCAAGATTAAAAGATGTTGATGGAAATCAACTTATTTTGTATTATGGTAGTGAGAATAGATTAAATCCGCCATGGCGTATAAATAGTGATAGTATTTAA